A part of Bdellovibrionales bacterium genomic DNA contains:
- a CDS encoding patatin-like phospholipase family protein, with protein MYPFSNLVFEGGGVKGLAYVGAMEVLQAEGILGHIHRVGGTSAGAINATLFALGYSLSEQNEILHGMNFKGFMDDEWGVVRDSERLLTHFGWYKGDFFHQWISKLIEEKTGSPTYTFGDLWLDDGPELYMCATNVSTGYMEIFSHELTPAVTIADAVRASMSIPLFFQAVRGASKSWLIDGGVLCNYPIKLFDRLKYISPIEQETYARFTDYYKAHNSSDQTNKSNPWIFNRQTLGFRLDSKKEIGILRDEQKPEVREINDLFDFVKCLMTTLIDAQDNSHLHSDDWQRTVYIDTLGVGTTDFDISDGKKAELIASGKAHTQKYLDWWKREPEIVNKLAPISASKVS; from the coding sequence ATGTATCCGTTTAGCAACTTGGTCTTTGAAGGTGGGGGAGTTAAGGGTTTGGCCTATGTGGGAGCAATGGAAGTTCTTCAGGCCGAGGGGATATTGGGTCATATTCACCGAGTCGGAGGAACCAGTGCGGGGGCAATCAATGCCACTCTATTTGCGCTGGGGTATTCGCTTTCTGAGCAGAATGAAATATTGCATGGGATGAATTTCAAAGGTTTCATGGATGATGAATGGGGTGTTGTTCGTGATTCCGAGCGATTATTGACCCACTTTGGTTGGTACAAGGGTGATTTCTTTCATCAATGGATTTCAAAACTGATTGAGGAAAAGACGGGAAGCCCAACTTATACTTTCGGTGATCTTTGGTTGGACGATGGTCCCGAGCTATATATGTGTGCCACCAACGTCTCAACCGGCTACATGGAGATATTTTCTCATGAGCTCACTCCAGCGGTTACCATTGCGGATGCGGTTCGTGCCTCAATGTCGATACCCCTTTTTTTTCAAGCGGTTCGCGGGGCATCGAAAAGTTGGCTGATTGATGGTGGAGTGCTTTGCAATTATCCTATTAAGCTTTTTGACCGCTTAAAGTATATTTCGCCGATTGAGCAGGAAACCTACGCTCGATTCACTGACTACTACAAGGCTCACAATTCTTCGGATCAAACGAATAAATCCAATCCTTGGATTTTCAATCGCCAAACTCTTGGGTTTCGATTGGATTCCAAAAAGGAGATCGGGATATTGAGAGATGAGCAAAAACCTGAGGTTCGGGAAATCAATGACCTATTTGATTTTGTTAAATGCCTCATGACCACTTTGATTGATGCTCAGGATAATAGCCATCTTCATTCAGACGACTGGCAGCGAACAGTTTACATTGATACCTTAGGAGTTGGAACAACTGACTTCGATATCAGCGATGGAAAGAAGGCGGAACTGATTGCTTCGGGCAAGGCCCACACACAAAAATATCTGGATTGGTGGAAACGGGAGCCGGAGATCGTAAATAAGCTTGCTCCGATCTCCGCATCCAAAGTGTCCTAA
- a CDS encoding type 1 glutamine amidotransferase, with amino-acid sequence MIRVGISSCFLHPDPERATFSKKTLLYYEQSMAHWVMNHGAFPVLLPTESRGLTTREILKFTDGLILHGGADVAPSSYFEEPISDIWPGDRIRDQYEIKLYREAKAIGLPVLGICRGLQIINVAEGGSLYQDLNTQNKKAKIHRDKDLYDEHWHQINLESNGFLSQIYPNTPLAKVNSVHHQGIKKLAKELIVEATSLDDGVIEAIRHEAMLPSPADSSPYILGVQWHPEFTAGPADLLPESQLMKSFLQAIEYRRANFSKIAHQQDRK; translated from the coding sequence ATGATACGAGTGGGAATCAGTTCCTGTTTTCTACATCCAGATCCTGAACGCGCGACCTTTTCAAAAAAGACTCTTCTCTATTATGAACAGTCGATGGCCCACTGGGTAATGAACCATGGAGCTTTTCCCGTGTTGCTTCCAACAGAATCTCGCGGTCTAACAACAAGGGAGATTCTGAAATTCACCGACGGCTTGATTCTGCACGGAGGAGCTGACGTCGCCCCTTCGAGCTACTTCGAAGAACCCATCAGCGATATTTGGCCTGGCGATAGAATTAGGGATCAATATGAAATAAAGCTCTACCGCGAAGCAAAGGCAATAGGACTGCCTGTTCTCGGAATCTGCAGAGGCCTTCAAATAATAAATGTCGCCGAGGGAGGTTCTCTCTATCAGGACCTCAACACTCAGAATAAAAAAGCTAAAATTCACAGAGACAAAGATCTTTACGATGAGCACTGGCATCAGATCAACCTTGAATCAAATGGATTTCTCTCCCAGATTTATCCAAATACACCTCTAGCGAAGGTAAACTCTGTGCATCATCAAGGAATAAAAAAACTTGCCAAAGAATTGATTGTTGAAGCAACAAGCCTTGACGATGGTGTCATCGAAGCCATACGTCATGAAGCCATGCTGCCCTCTCCCGCTGATTCATCACCGTATATCTTGGGTGTTCAGTGGCACCCCGAATTCACGGCAGGCCCCGCAGATCTGCTGCCCGAGAGTCAGCTCATGAAAAGTTTTTTACAGGCCATTGAATATCGACGAGCAAATTTCAGTAAAATTGCTCATCAACAAGATAGAAAATAA
- a CDS encoding aldehyde dehydrogenase family protein has protein sequence MLKIVNPYTLQLIQEVPVDTEASIKQKATRAALAFNQWRLSPLVRRMEIIGRFRVLLEDRAESLAELLSQEMGKPIQQALNEIKGTQGRLDFFLQNIESALKGETFLTTPANEEKMTWEPLGVIANISAWNYPYFVGTNVFIPAILTGNTVLYKPSEYSTLTGLQFEKLLKLAGLPDGVFNVVVGTRAQGEILLKQNIQGVFFTGSHETGKAISQMTASRFVRTQFELGGKDPVYVRPDANVKVAAEGIADGAFYNTGQSCCSVERIYVHEEVYQDFNYHFLKTVNNFKLGDPSKSETYIGPLTRPQQIEILKRQVADALSKGAQVLTGGKVWSEHSGFFEPTVLTKVDHSMQVMMEESFGPIIGIQGVRSDDEAIQLMNDSSYGLTAGVYTSDREEAEGILEQLDAGSVYWNCCDRVSPRLPWTGRKGSGMGSTLSLLGIRSFLQPKAWHLVY, from the coding sequence ATGCTAAAGATTGTGAATCCCTACACACTTCAACTCATTCAAGAGGTTCCCGTTGACACCGAGGCCTCAATCAAACAAAAGGCAACAAGGGCTGCGCTCGCTTTCAATCAATGGCGTCTTTCCCCTCTGGTGCGAAGAATGGAAATCATCGGCAGATTTCGGGTTTTGCTCGAAGATAGGGCTGAAAGTTTGGCCGAGTTGCTGTCACAGGAAATGGGAAAGCCCATCCAGCAAGCTCTCAATGAAATAAAAGGCACCCAAGGGCGATTGGATTTTTTTCTTCAAAATATAGAATCGGCACTCAAAGGCGAAACATTCTTGACGACTCCAGCCAACGAAGAAAAAATGACATGGGAACCGCTTGGAGTTATTGCCAACATTTCGGCTTGGAATTACCCGTATTTTGTCGGCACGAACGTATTTATCCCAGCGATACTCACCGGAAACACAGTGCTCTATAAGCCATCCGAATACAGCACCTTGACGGGACTTCAATTTGAAAAACTCCTCAAATTGGCCGGCCTCCCTGATGGGGTATTTAACGTCGTTGTAGGAACCAGAGCTCAAGGAGAAATCCTCCTCAAACAGAATATACAAGGAGTCTTTTTTACGGGGAGCCATGAGACGGGAAAGGCAATTTCCCAAATGACTGCAAGTAGGTTCGTAAGAACCCAATTCGAGTTGGGTGGCAAAGATCCAGTCTATGTGCGACCAGATGCAAATGTAAAGGTGGCCGCTGAAGGGATCGCAGATGGCGCCTTCTATAACACCGGACAGAGCTGCTGTTCAGTTGAGCGAATCTATGTTCACGAAGAAGTTTACCAGGATTTTAATTATCATTTTCTAAAGACGGTAAATAATTTTAAACTGGGCGATCCGTCAAAATCAGAAACCTATATTGGTCCTTTGACTCGACCCCAACAAATTGAAATTTTAAAAAGGCAGGTCGCTGACGCCCTTTCCAAGGGAGCACAAGTATTGACCGGAGGAAAGGTTTGGTCTGAGCACTCGGGCTTTTTTGAACCGACGGTCTTGACCAAAGTCGATCATAGTATGCAGGTGATGATGGAGGAGAGTTTCGGACCCATCATTGGAATTCAAGGAGTACGAAGTGACGACGAAGCCATTCAGTTGATGAATGATTCTTCATATGGACTCACGGCTGGAGTTTATACCTCAGACAGGGAAGAGGCAGAAGGGATCCTTGAGCAGCTTGATGCTGGTTCGGTCTATTGGAACTGTTGTGATCGCGTCAGCCCACGCCTGCCCTGGACCGGTCGCAAGGGATCGGGAATGGGTTCGACACTCTCTCTTCTTGGAATTCGCTCATTTTTGCAACCCAAAGCCTGGCACTTGGTCTACTGA
- a CDS encoding DUF4214 domain-containing protein encodes MSNSDFVENLYRAVLGRGSDSSGFADHKSKLDSNAVTRENTRIGFMKSDEFLNVLFKTDNRKWVKHLYKAVLRRESDLDGENFWVKSLNDGTHSRLAVVNNFLNLSEYKNTTKKD; translated from the coding sequence ATGTCCAATTCCGATTTTGTTGAGAACCTCTATCGAGCGGTGTTAGGACGAGGATCTGACAGTTCTGGATTTGCCGACCATAAGTCTAAGTTAGATTCAAACGCTGTAACGAGAGAAAATACTCGAATTGGTTTTATGAAATCCGACGAGTTTCTCAATGTTCTCTTCAAGACAGACAATCGGAAATGGGTGAAGCATTTGTACAAAGCGGTTTTGAGACGAGAATCTGATTTGGACGGCGAGAATTTCTGGGTGAAAAGTTTGAATGATGGAACACATTCTCGCCTTGCTGTGGTGAATAATTTTTTGAATTTGAGCGAATATAAGAACACCACGAAAAAGGATTGA